From the genome of Planctomycetia bacterium:
ACGCCGCACGCCAACCCGAAGCGCCAGCGAGGGGGAGTGGACGTTGAAGATGAGTAGCAGCGTGCGCCGAGGACACCGTCCGCTCCCCCTCGCTGGCGCGTCGGGCTAGTGTCAACATTCCCGCCTGAAAGCCTATTCACGCAATCCCTCAATGGTTTCTCGAATCCGCCACAGCCGCTCCAGCATCGCGCCGAACTGGTCGAGCGGAATCATGTTGGGGCCGTCGCTGGGCGAGGAGTCGGGGTCGGGATGGGTTTCGAAGAAGAGTCCGTCCGCGCCGACGGCCACGGCGGCCCGCGCCAGCGGCTCGATCATCGCGCGGTTGCCGCCAGTGCGTCCGTCCAGGGCCCCAGGTTCTTGTACGCTGTGCGTGGCGTCAAAGATCACCGGGGCGCCGAGCGCCTGCATCTGGGGAATGGCGCGAAAATCGTTAACCAGCCGGCCGTAGCCGAAAAACGTGCCGCGCTCGCAGAGCAGAATCCTGCCACAGCCGGATTCCGTCAACTTACCGACGACGTGCCGCATATCGCCGGGGGCCATGAACTGACCTTTTTTGACGTTCACTGCTCGACCAGTTTTTGCGGCGGCGACCAAGAGGTCGGTTTGCCGGGCGAGGAAGGCAGGAATCTGGAGTACCTCGCAGACCTCGGCCACTGGCGCCGCCTGGTGCGATTCATGAATATCGGTCGTCACCGGCAAGCCGGTTGTTTGGCGGACTTTCTCCAAGATGCGCAGGCCTTCCTCAACACCCAGGCCGCGGAAGGCGTTGCCACTGGTCCGGTTTGCTTTGTCGTAGGAGGCCTTGAAAATGAGCTGCGCCGGCAGCCTTTCGGCCAGGGTCTGGAGCGTTTCGGCGATGCGGAGGGCGAGCGATTCTGTCTCCAGCACGCACGGCCCGGCGATTAACAGCAGTGGCTGCCCGCGCCCGACGCGGTAGGGACCGATCTGTACTGGGTTGTCCGCCGAAGTGGTCACGCGCAAGCCGCTCCGCATACGTGGGCTGAGAAGGCGCTTACTTTCCAGGAAAGCGTCGCAAATGTCCACCGGCATTTGAGGCGACTGCCGGAATAGTTTGCGCAGCTTTCCCAGGCTTAGCTGTGTGAACATGCGGTTCAAGCCGCAGGCGAGCCGGCACCGATACCAGTTGCGTGGCAGGCTGCGCCGATCGTTCCTGAAGGAGCGATTTCACCGCCATTCATTTTGCGCCGGGGGGCTGCAACATGCGGAAGTTGATTTGGACACTCGCTCTCGGCACTAGTGTTTGCGGCGCGACCGCCTGGGCGGCCGCCGACAAGCCGGGGCGAGTGGTCACGCGCCAGTCGTGGTTCACCATCCCGTTTCAGATTGAACCGACGCAACGGACAGATCGGCAACCGGTGAAGGTGCAGTTGCACGTCCTCGATCCGGTGACCGGCAACTGGCGTTTGGCGGAAGAGGCCGCGCCGGACGAAGGCGGATTCAATTTCCGCGCATCGGCCGACGGCGAGTACGGTTTCATGGTGCGCACCTACGACCGCACCGGGCGGCTGCGCCCCGAGCGCCCGCCCGCGCCGGAGCTGATCGTCGTCGTCGATACCGCGGCGCCGGTGATTGAGCTGACCGCCGAGCGCGGTCCCGCCGGAGAAGTGACCGCGCGTTGGCGCGTCGAGGATTCGCAGCTCGATCTGGAGTCGTTCAAGCTGGTGTATCAAGGAATCGAAGACCGCGATGGCTGGCAAGAGATTTCGACGCCGCCCCTGCAAGGCGATACGAGCGGCTCGATCTATAACGGCGAAGCAGTGCTACCGGTCGTCGCCATGCGCACGGCGATGAACCTCCGCGCGGAAGTGCGCGACAAGGCCGGCAATCCCGCGGTGATGCAGGTTCTCGTGCAGCCGATCAGCGGCGGACGGCCGCGCCAGACCGCAGGGCGAGTGCCAATGGTGGTTCGAACCGCCAGCGGTTCGACGGCCGTCTGGGATGAGACGACTCCGACGAACGTCGCCGTTTCCGCGAACGAAGAAACCACGCCAGGCGCGGTGCGGTGGGAAGCGAATCGCCAGGCGTCGATGCCGTATGAGCAGGCCGAAACCACGGGATCGCCTTACGACACGAAGAGTCGTTACGCGTCGGACAGGCGCGAAGCGTTGCCGCCGGTGAATCCATCGCCGATGCAGTCGGCGTCGTTTACCAATCCGTCCGCACTGGACAGCGCGGAACTGATCCCCTCGGGCGCCGAGACGATGGCGGCGGGACCAGCGCTGGGTTCGCCCACTGAGGGCGGCCACGTCTTCATCAAGGAAACGCGCGAACCATATGTTCCGCCGGCGCGCGTCGATCTCAACACGCTCGCTCAGCAAGTCCAAGATCGTCGTCCCACCTTCACGTCACAGAGCACGTTGCCTGTGCCGGATCTGCATGCTCCGGCAACGGGTCCCGTGCCGAACACGGGCGGCGAGCGTCCGCGGATGGTCAACTCCACGAAGTTCGAACTGGAATACGACGTGGAATCGATCGGCCCACATGGCGTGAAGCACGTCGAGTTGTGGGGCACGCGTGACAGCGGACTCACTTGGAAGAGTTACGGCGTCGACACGGATTGTCGCTCGCCACTGATCGTTTCGGTCGAAGGCGAAGGTATGTACGGCTTCCTGATCGCCGTGGAATCCGGTGGGGGCAACGGCGGCGAGCGGCCGCGAGCGGGCGAGAAGCCAGCGATCTGGATTGGCGTCGATAAAACGAAGCCCGAGGTTGAACTGCTCGGCACGAGCGAAGGCGTCGGCGCGCAGGCCGGCACGTTGCTGGTCGATTGGAAAGCCGACGATCCCTTCCTGGCGGCGGACGCTGTCGCCTTGCTGTATAGCGAACATGCCGGCGGTCCGTTCATTCGCATCGCGGCCGGCCTGGAAAAC
Proteins encoded in this window:
- the kdsA gene encoding 3-deoxy-8-phosphooctulonate synthase — translated: MRSGLRVTTSADNPVQIGPYRVGRGQPLLLIAGPCVLETESLALRIAETLQTLAERLPAQLIFKASYDKANRTSGNAFRGLGVEEGLRILEKVRQTTGLPVTTDIHESHQAAPVAEVCEVLQIPAFLARQTDLLVAAAKTGRAVNVKKGQFMAPGDMRHVVGKLTESGCGRILLCERGTFFGYGRLVNDFRAIPQMQALGAPVIFDATHSVQEPGALDGRTGGNRAMIEPLARAAVAVGADGLFFETHPDPDSSPSDGPNMIPLDQFGAMLERLWRIRETIEGLRE